A single Phoenix dactylifera cultivar Barhee BC4 chromosome 1, palm_55x_up_171113_PBpolish2nd_filt_p, whole genome shotgun sequence DNA region contains:
- the LOC113462357 gene encoding transcription factor bHLH35-like isoform X2, translating into MDLTEGEGEYNNYWETRTFLEAEVLRSWITGEASSQCYFSSSSIVATSPTPPKYLVTEKNRREKLKEKLYALRSVVPNITKMDKASIIKDAINYIQQLQEQEKMLQSEISELEMSHELADIFYDMEQDDVLQTSPSRPLDPGSPFIPSIEVLELKVLAVGNKNFVISFTCNKKRDALIKMCEVFESLNLKIITANIISSSESLSHTLFIETDELDGSRVKEQIEAAIAEIDAPRNP; encoded by the exons ATGGATCTCACGGAAGGCGAAGGCGAATACAACAACTACTGGGAGACCAGAACTTTCTTGGAGGCCGAGGTGCTACGCAG CTGGATAACTGGTGAAGCCAGTTCTCAGTGCTACTTTTCGAGCTCCTCCATTGTGGCGACGTCTCCGACGCCCCCAAAGTATCTTGTCACGGAGAAGAATAGGAGGGAGAAGCTAAAGGAAAAGCTTTATGCTCTTCGAAGTGTAGTCCCGAACATTACAAAG ATGGACAAGGCATCCATCATCAAGGATGCAATCAACTACATTCAACAGCTTCAGGAGCAAGAGAAGATGCTACAATCGGAGATATCAGAGCTCGAGATGTCCCATGAGCTTGCAGATATTTTTTACGATATGGAGCAGGATGACGTCCTCCAAACATCGCCCAGCCGGCCCCTTGATCCGGGGTCACCATTCATTCCCTCCATTGAAGTTTTGGAA CTAAAGGTGTTGGCAGTGGGCAATAAGAATTTTGTTATAAGCTTCACTTGCAACAAGAAGAGGGATGCCCTGATTAAGATGTGTGAAGTATTCGAGTCTCTTAACCTCAAGATCATCACAGCCAATATCATCTCGAGCTCTGAGAGCCTCTCACACACGTTATTTATTGAg ACTGATGAATTGGATGGTTCTCGGGTCAAGGAACAGATTGAAGCAGCCATTGCAGAGATCGATGCTCCACGAAACCCATGA
- the LOC120103744 gene encoding ubiquitin-conjugating enzyme E2 22-like: protein MATNENLPPNVIKQLAKELKNLDETPPEGIKVLVNDDDFSTIFADIEGPAGTPYENGIFRMKLLLSHDFPQSPPKGYFLTKIFHPNIATNGEICVNTLKKDWNPSLGLRHVLLVVRCLLIEPFPESALNEQAGKMLLENYEEYARHARLYTGIHAVKPKPKSKTGAISECTTALNVDQKNVVSNGKVLPHPTPLTTNTASKVSAINGQDQNAVVPAMEPAIGTSAIEKKEGAVTAKVQVDKKKMDARKKSLKRL from the exons ATG GCAACAAATGAAAACCTTCCacctaatgtcatcaaacaaCTTGCCAAAGAACTGAAGAATCTTGATGAAACACCACCAGAAGGCATTAAAGTGCTTGTAAATGATGATGACTTTTCCACTATATTTGCTGATATTGAGGGTCCAG CTGGTACTCCATATGAGAATGGTATATTCCGCATGAAGCTGTTATTATCACACGACTTCCCTCAATCGCCTCCAAAAG GCTACTTTCTGACTAAAATCTTTCATCCTAACATTGCAACAAATGGCGAGATTTGTGTGAACACACTAAAAAAGGACTGGAATCCAAGTCTTGGTTTGCGACATGTTTTGCTT GTGGTCAGATGTCTGCTGATTGAACCATTTCCAGAATCTGCACTTAATGAACAGGCTGGTAAGATGCTGCTTGAAAATTACGAGGAGTATGCAAGgcatgccag GCTGTATACTGGAATCCATGCTGTCAAACCTAAACCAAAATCTAAGACCGGAGCAATCTCTGAGTGCACCACGGCTCTTAATGTGGATCAGAAAAATGTGGTTTCAAATGGCAAGGTGTTACCACACCCCACACCATTGACCACGAACACAGCCTCCAAAGTATCAGCAATAAATGGCCAGGATCAGAATGCTGTCGTTCCTGCAATGGAGCCTGCCATTGGGACATCAGCAATTGAAAAGAAGGAAGGAGCTGTCACTGCAAAAGTTCAGGTGGATAAGAAGAAGATGGATGCAAGGAAGAAGAGCTTGAAGAGATTATGA
- the LOC113462357 gene encoding transcription factor bHLH35-like isoform X1 — protein MDLTEGEGEYNNYWETRTFLEAEVLRSSWITGEASSQCYFSSSSIVATSPTPPKYLVTEKNRREKLKEKLYALRSVVPNITKMDKASIIKDAINYIQQLQEQEKMLQSEISELEMSHELADIFYDMEQDDVLQTSPSRPLDPGSPFIPSIEVLELKVLAVGNKNFVISFTCNKKRDALIKMCEVFESLNLKIITANIISSSESLSHTLFIETDELDGSRVKEQIEAAIAEIDAPRNP, from the exons ATGGATCTCACGGAAGGCGAAGGCGAATACAACAACTACTGGGAGACCAGAACTTTCTTGGAGGCCGAGGTGCTACGCAG CAGCTGGATAACTGGTGAAGCCAGTTCTCAGTGCTACTTTTCGAGCTCCTCCATTGTGGCGACGTCTCCGACGCCCCCAAAGTATCTTGTCACGGAGAAGAATAGGAGGGAGAAGCTAAAGGAAAAGCTTTATGCTCTTCGAAGTGTAGTCCCGAACATTACAAAG ATGGACAAGGCATCCATCATCAAGGATGCAATCAACTACATTCAACAGCTTCAGGAGCAAGAGAAGATGCTACAATCGGAGATATCAGAGCTCGAGATGTCCCATGAGCTTGCAGATATTTTTTACGATATGGAGCAGGATGACGTCCTCCAAACATCGCCCAGCCGGCCCCTTGATCCGGGGTCACCATTCATTCCCTCCATTGAAGTTTTGGAA CTAAAGGTGTTGGCAGTGGGCAATAAGAATTTTGTTATAAGCTTCACTTGCAACAAGAAGAGGGATGCCCTGATTAAGATGTGTGAAGTATTCGAGTCTCTTAACCTCAAGATCATCACAGCCAATATCATCTCGAGCTCTGAGAGCCTCTCACACACGTTATTTATTGAg ACTGATGAATTGGATGGTTCTCGGGTCAAGGAACAGATTGAAGCAGCCATTGCAGAGATCGATGCTCCACGAAACCCATGA